From the genome of Nicotiana tabacum cultivar K326 chromosome 2, ASM71507v2, whole genome shotgun sequence:
CATCCTCTCCATTTCTACCAAATCACCAAAAGGGAAAAGACATTTGCCCAATAAGTAGATCAATAAGTACACTCCAAATTTACCTCTCCATCCCTCGAACCAAATAGTGTAACAGTATAAGGagagtacatatatatatataaatagagagagagagagagagagagagagattacaGTGTCATCCTCGGCATCCGAATCTTCAAGCCCCGCTGCTGCAAGTAGTTCCTGTGGATTATCCTCTGCTTGATCATCATGATCATTTGTTGGATAATAAGGTTCTTCATAATTTCTGTGAAGGTCACCATCATCCATTTCTTCCTGATCATCCATCTCCGCTTCTGCTTCCTCGGATTCGTAATGAGATTTCTTGTCCCTCTTTCTCCGCTTCCCacctttcttcctcctcttctcaCCATGCCCGCCCTCGTCATCCTCAGTCTGGGGCCTGTCCTTTCGCTTAGAGGCAGGAGTACTACTCTTCCATTGTTCCTAGCGACAAAATATGTAATTCTTAAACTTAGTGTAACCAAAATTTCTTCTCCTTGGAGGACagagaagaaagaggaacagCAATGTTATGTAAACCGAAGTACAAGTTCCACATTGCTGCTACGCCTCTATTTTAGTATGTTATCCTGGAAAGTGCTATAACTTCTATTTTAGTATTTCTATCATACTTAAGCCGTTACGCCATCAACTAAACAATAAAATAATCTGACAATCCTTAGTTAATCAAAAAATTGTAAAttccattttttaattttttttgtcttaAACCCAGTCACTTTTTTTACTCAAAAGTCCGGGAACAGGCAAAGCCCGAAGGCTGTTCCAATCCCAGTTGGGGGAGATGCCAACACCATCTCTCTCCTTTCTACAAACACACTCCTTTTATCCAGAAGTGCTCAGATGAATATTTTCAGATTAAATAAATTCCATTTCCCAAATTGAGAAATTCGAGGACTAGAAATTGAAATGGTACACATTTGGAGAAAGTGCAAGACACTGCTTATGTGAAGATAGTCTAAATCTCATCCTTTGGTGCTCAGAAATCTACTAAAGTAATATCTCCGAGTATAAAGCTGATGTGCCCTCacctaagttgctccgacatggcagtttaggtgccgcacccgtgtcgacacgacactagtatgggtgtgggtatgggatccgtaccggatatggtcaaacaattttgggtactttgaccacgatGGACGAAAAAAttcgagacgagatacaatttgattcccgaaatcataaccaaaactagggtaaatttgaagaaaatagcataccttATCTAGGAAATTAATCTTTtatttatctacaacttgagaacAAAAAACAAATCCACATTTTACAAGCTATacgtaagtattccacaaaatttctcataatttagagatatttttatacttctatttttttgaattatttttagtcggatccccgcacccgtatccgtactaggatccgtatccccgaatcttagaatttatATCTCtaaggatccgacctctagatccgcacccgtgtcggacacCCGCATCCGTGTCCAAGCAACTTAGGCCCTCACTACAATTGTGATGTATAGCAGTGACAAATGACAAAATATACCTTAATGCGCTCTAAATGCTGCTCTTGCTGCATCACTTGCTTGAGTTCATCCTCTTGTTTCCGTCTCTCTAGCTGTTTCCAGAGGCATGTGAGTAAAAGTAAGCAGCAAAAGCAATAACCAGAAGACGCAATGCCATAGTGAACTAACTTGATATTTTCTCTGCTCCTCAGCTTTTCTACGATTTTCTTCAGCCAATATGACCTGACGAGCAAGTTCCAGTCTCTGCTTATTCTGTTGATCTTCACGCTCAGCTGCCTCACAGTGAACTTTTGCAGCCTCAAGCAAATGCTTGCAATATCCAACATgagtttcaatttttttctcatcaaatccatgaacatGAAGATTTGAAGCTGCAGACAATAGACTGAATAAGCGAACTGCATTCTTAAGCTCTGCAACCGTTGCCCTCACCTACGCCATCACAAAAATACAAACATAAGAACTAGAGATGCCACTTTTTCTTTCTCATGTATAATTCATGTTAAAATATAGCCCTCAAAATACCTGTAAATTGAGTAATCAATATAATAAATCTGAAGAAAATAGCGAATTCCCTTaaggaaccccccccccccaacaaccACACACACACAACAAACCACCATCCCACCCGTGCACCCCAAACAAAGAGGGAAGCCATTGTTACTTATGTTCAGATACACAGTCTAACGAGACAAAATCTGCAGCTACCCTGATGAATTTTGAAGTTCTAAACATTAATCCCCAGCCAAAGAAAGGTATAGCTAAGGTCTAGTCAAAGTATCCATATATGAGAATCTAGGTGCCAAGATGATCCTGGCAGAGATCAACTATATTTCCCCAAGACAACAACTTGGACGTATAAGACTACAGCGATCACCATTCTCCAACCAGGCACAGGTAACCTGACTTGAAAAAGTCCGCCTTCTTGTTCTCCAAATATAACTTTAACAGCTTGGGTTTAATCCAGATTCAGCTGTCACAGATCTTCTTCCGGGCATTCAGCTAGGCTCTATTTTTTCTTTGCGCTTGATATGTCCATGTAGTTTTACTACCTGCTTCATTAAACCTagcgctgccccccccccccccccccgtatgGTATTGTCACATGATTTGGCTCCACAGGCTATTTTGGCAATCTAGATATcagtggcatacatatctcattAAAGGCCTGTTGAACAGTTATCATACGCACAACATGATGGACTTGCATCATATCTAGAAAATCATGAAATCCTCACAACGTATGATATATATTTTATGATGTGAGCAAAGAAGAGCAGCTAAAAGGAACAACGTTATTTATCAAGAAAATTTACATAATCatcacaacatattataaatatttaagaATGTGACCAAGGAAGAGCAAGTTAACAGGGACTAAATCAAAGAAATTCATTCATTTCAGTTTGACCACGGGGAGGATGGAGGAAGGAGAGGAAGAAAGGAGAAGCTCATTTCAAAGTACCTCATCCACAGTGCGCTTAGTCTTTTGTAACGTTGAGGCTGAAAATTTCTGTAGTGCTACTCCACTGTCAAATCTCAACGTATAATTTGAAGGTGCTAAGTGGATGGCTCTTAATAAAGTCTTTTTACAATCCTGCCACTGTTCAGCTTCATAATGTGTTCTTGCTAAATAGAGAAGCACTTGACTGTCGGTATTATGATAAAATTTCCGCAAACAATTTTCATACTGCAAGATACAAGCCCATCAACACATTCAGCGATGCGGAAGTATCAAACATGAGAAATAGCTTAAAGTGAAGAGAAAATAAGAACATACCATTTTCACAGCCAACGAGAAGTTCCCTTGAGCAAAGTGAACATGTGCAAGATTAATCCACACATCAGGCATTTGGACAAAAACATTTCCACTGGCAGCTTCTTGAACCTACAAGGAAGAATGTCCAGCAGAGACTACATAAACTTGGAGTTTTGCCTCGACTGGGTAGAAGTAGAAAAAGTTAACGGACCTGTGTGAAAAGATCCTTTGAAATGTCAAATTGACCTTTTTCTGCCAAAACAACACCAGCACCATTTGCTGCATAGAGATTTGCATTATGCTGAAAGAGAACCTGATGGAATAAACAGTATTGGCACATCAGGCAACTGAAAGTTCTACAGAGGGTTTTATCAAAATGCAAACAGACAAAATCCAAAAAGGAAGTCTGAAGCTTACACAGAAGCACATGTTCACATGGACAGGGACATGATGACTATTTCAAAAGATAGTATGGCATACAAAACACACCGATGACACATCAAATACACTGTTTCTATTGGGATTATTTATTTCCTTTAACGTACAAATATCTAAAGAGAACACCTAGACATATATGCTAAAACAAGAATCTAATATATGCATTATACAAAGTTATGCCATTATCTCACTTAGTACATTCACAGCAACTTTCGATGCTCTCCTGTACATATACACAAAATCTGTATACTCTTAATCTCCAAAAATCTAAAAAGAAACATAAAACATAACTGACAAATTCACTTCACGCACTTGAGACACTTCAAAGACACAACGATCTCGGACAGGCAACCAAAAAAAGCATTGAGCAAGATCATTGTGCCTTGTAGACAAACATATTTGAGAAGTGTCCAAGGGAGATAAAAAGATCCCAAatagaaaaatttaaaaatgaaaacTCCAGGTTGCGGTAAATGAATTCACTTCAACACGCATTATCCACTTAAAGCTGGATAACCTGGTAACATTTCAAGGCAATATTCGGCTTCAATAGCAatcatagttttatcttttgcTATCTTCAACTAAGGTATAGTATTACTACTTCACTGAAGCCAATTGTCAAAAACATATTAGTTACTACTCAGCTTTAACAGCTAGCAACTTACAAAGAATTAGAACGCACATAGTTTATAAGCTAAACTGAGTCAGATGCGTAAGGTTTGCTATAGTGGTAGAGCACCTCCACCACCAAACGGTAGGAGGAGGTTGCAGTCATGCGGATGGTAAGTGAGAATATCCTTGATCCTCTTGGGTGGGATTGTTGGGATGGGAGGAACCTGAGTTTTTAAATTGCATTGGGAGAAGAACAATACCTTTGTATAGAGTTCTTTAGCCTTCTCTAGATGAGTAGCTTCCAACTTTGGAGCTCTTTTCTCATTCCGAATCGCCGCGAAGTAGTTCCAATTTCCCTTTACAATACAAGAAAATATATGATAAGCAGATGTTCCAGGTTCTACTATTAACTTAATTAGTAAGGACATAAGTTGTGCCAGTCATAAGTCCATGCAACTTTCTTCAACTCAAGAAACAAGCAGATACAATAGGGTGACATAAAAACATGCTAAAGGGGGGGTTATTATATACTTCACCAACTAATGACAAAAAATCATGAGATGAGAAAATTTAATCAGCTCAAAACAAACATATTCACCAGACAAAGAGTAGCATAAGAATCATTTCCATCAGTTGCATCTTTAGCAGCCCGAAAAGTTTCTTTTGCCTTGACCCAATCATCATTCTTAAGTTCCAAATCACCAAGCATTAGCAGTGCATCTGGACACTTCTCGTCCACCTTGAGTGCATCACCAATCTGTGATCAATGAAAATCTATTGTAAGAAGGCTTCTGGGTAGCGAGAATAAACAAAGGATAATATGCACATAAGGATACAAGGGGAGAAATAACAACCAGCTCAATGCTTAGCTGCACGTTATTTCGGGCTTTTGCAATGGCAGCCAGCCGCAGATAAGCATCTACATAACCTGGATACTGAAATTCAAGAAAAGAGGTTATACGGGATTGCTAAGGATGAAATAAAGACAGAGTGCAAAAAGATACAACAGTTATATAATATCCCCACAACAATATTCATGTTAATCTTACTGGCTTTAAAGCTGTAAATAGAGGAAATCATTTAACTAACTTTGGGACAGCAAAATCATCCTCCAATGGTGTTATTTACAGCTAATGAGGCATCATCACTAGAATTATACAAAGCCATCTGTATTGGGCATCAAAAGACTGACTCTTCGGTTTAATTAAGTTCGAGCAAGTTTTTTTCAATGAGAAAGTTTGAGCAAGTTAAGAAAGGCCCCATTTGATTCAAGTCATATAATAGCCCATTATGAGTCTACTACATTTTATCAATAACTTATCAGATAATTATAGTACATAATTACTTAGGCAACAGATGTATCCGTTGCTATAAAGATCTGCATCTCTACATTAATGTATCCCCATATCTAAATGTGGAAGAACCGAGATTTGAAGAGTGTAACCAACATAAATTTCTCACCCTCTCCCTAAAGTTGTTCTCTGATATCTTTGGAAAACCAGCCACCATTCTCCTTTCTGCACTTGATCCGATTAAGACGGTAGGGATGCTCCTCCTATTTGTGATATTCCCTACCTTTATTCATGATTACATAGGCAAAAGGTAGTGGCAAAAGAAGCAGCTGAGAAATGAAAATTTCCCCCTTCCATTGAGATGGGGAGTTTCTCCTTCACCACCATTACTTCTTATTACTTTTGACTTCATGCAACCACTTTGTATTTAACATCTTTTATAGGATTTCAGAAACATTTATGCAATGATATAACCAAAAGCATGTGTCTATTATACTATTTTTGTTTGAAGATAGGTTATCGATAagcttgcaaaaaataatattgaatttttaaataattagtaGGCGTATTATTTTCTGTGAAAAATTGATAAATGATACACTTTTTATACCGAAgattatcaaatttaaaaatatgaaattcttTTTATCTCCATCCATTTaactaaattaaattaattattctttTCCAAATAATCAAATTGGCCACCAATCCAATTTAATGAATCTATGAACGTAttcatattctttaattttgATCTTTCATTTAACATCGTTTTGACAAATAAATGGATAAGTCTTTCAGTCAACAACTTTATACACCAATTATAGATGctataaataattacaaatttAAGGAGTTCAAACTAATGCTTCCTCTGTTCCAAAAAGACTAATAGGATTCCACCTACAAGCATTATCTCATCTAATTTTCAATGTGAACCGAACATTGCTttcttttttgtaaaataaaattaatttagaAACTATGTAAAAGTACTATATATCATAATTTTTTTAtagttaaaaaaaatcaaaacaatgtAAAGGTACTATATATCACATATAATTAATTAAGCATTCGAATCAACATAGAGTAATACTATCTTacattcttttcaccttgattaGACAGCtcatgtttttctttccttttttttaatcttttaatAGTCAAGATTAGATTgggatttttcttttgtcttttcccTTTGCAACTCATACTATTTCAAATTTTTCCCTTTGAAATACCCAGACCTTCCACATAACAGTCTATGAATGCATAGAGAGAAAATTGAAGGACACTACTTCTCAGAAGTCCAACCATCTTAATCATATAACAACCAAGAACAAAAACTGAGCTTCATCAATGTTAGGAGTCACCAATAAGCCAGGTCATAATCAATTGGACATGCATGCATACCTTAAATAAGATAAGGCGGTAAAAGATGCTAGCAGTTTCTGTGTCATGCAACTGCTCCAGTAATCTTGCCATGTTAAAGAGTGTTGAAACTTTATTCCAAGGAAGTTCCACAGAAATTCCTTGTTCCTCAAGTCTATGAAACAGCTGGAAGTCCTTGTATTGCTGAACAGATTCACTGGCATTGATTGGATATTGTGCACTTTTAAACATATCAGATCGTGCTTCACCATTGGAATATAAATGCCCTTCAGAAATTGGATCATCAGACTCTCCTTTAGCATCAAGGAATTTAAGCCATATACCATCAC
Proteins encoded in this window:
- the LOC107779418 gene encoding protein CTR9 homolog isoform X1 translates to MASVYIPVQNSEEEVRVSLDQLPRDASDILDILKAEQAPLDLWLIIAREYFKQGKIDQFRQILEEGSSPEIDEYYADVRYERIAILNALGAYYSYLGKIETNQREKEEHFIMATQYYNKASRIDMHEPTTWVGKGQLLLAKGDIEQAFAAFKIVLDGDRDNVPALLGQACVQFSRGRYSDSLELYKRALQVYPECPAAVRLGIGLCRYKLGQVEKAKQAFRRVLELDPENVEALVALAILDLQNNDASGIRRGMEKMQRAFETYPYCAMALNYLANHFFFTGQHFLVEQLTETALAVTTHGPTKSHSYYNLARSYHSKGDYEKAGMYYMASVKESNKPHEFVLPYYGLGQVQLKLGDLRSSQANFEKVLEVYPESYETVKALAHIYVQLGQTEKAQEYLKKATKIDPRDPQAFLDIGELLISNDPAAALEAFKTARNLLKKSNEEVPIELLNNIGVLHFERGEFELATQSFKEALGDGIWLKFLDAKGESDDPISEGHLYSNGEARSDMFKSAQYPINASESVQQYKDFQLFHRLEEQGISVELPWNKVSTLFNMARLLEQLHDTETASIFYRLILFKYPGYVDAYLRLAAIAKARNNVQLSIELIGDALKVDEKCPDALLMLGDLELKNDDWVKAKETFRAAKDATDGNDSYATLCLGNWNYFAAIRNEKRAPKLEATHLEKAKELYTKVLFQHNANLYAANGAGVVLAEKGQFDISKDLFTQVQEAASGNVFVQMPDVWINLAHVHFAQGNFSLAVKMYENCLRKFYHNTDSQVLLYLARTHYEAEQWQDCKKTLLRAIHLAPSNYTLRFDSGVALQKFSASTLQKTKRTVDEVRATVAELKNAVRLFSLLSAASNLHVHGFDEKKIETHVGYCKHLLEAAKVHCEAAEREDQQNKQRLELARQVILAEENRRKAEEQRKYQLERRKQEDELKQVMQQEQHLERIKEQWKSSTPASKRKDRPQTEDDEGGHGEKRRKKGGKRRKRDKKSHYESEEAEAEMDDQEEMDDGDLHRNYEEPYYPTNDHDDQAEDNPQELLAAAGLEDSDAEDDTAAPSANASRRRQALSESDEDEPLRRQGSDGEGGDNAVVDDDE
- the LOC107779418 gene encoding protein CTR9 homolog isoform X2, producing the protein MSCCGKARNRSLSIQVGPSGKGKAGFSSCVGDPENVEALVALAILDLQNNDASGIRRGMEKMQRAFETYPYCAMALNYLANHFFFTGQHFLVEQLTETALAVTTHGPTKSHSYYNLARSYHSKGDYEKAGMYYMASVKESNKPHEFVLPYYGLGQVQLKLGDLRSSQANFEKVLEVYPESYETVKALAHIYVQLGQTEKAQEYLKKATKIDPRDPQAFLDIGELLISNDPAAALEAFKTARNLLKKSNEEVPIELLNNIGVLHFERGEFELATQSFKEALGDGIWLKFLDAKGESDDPISEGHLYSNGEARSDMFKSAQYPINASESVQQYKDFQLFHRLEEQGISVELPWNKVSTLFNMARLLEQLHDTETASIFYRLILFKYPGYVDAYLRLAAIAKARNNVQLSIELIGDALKVDEKCPDALLMLGDLELKNDDWVKAKETFRAAKDATDGNDSYATLCLGNWNYFAAIRNEKRAPKLEATHLEKAKELYTKVLFQHNANLYAANGAGVVLAEKGQFDISKDLFTQVQEAASGNVFVQMPDVWINLAHVHFAQGNFSLAVKMYENCLRKFYHNTDSQVLLYLARTHYEAEQWQDCKKTLLRAIHLAPSNYTLRFDSGVALQKFSASTLQKTKRTVDEVRATVAELKNAVRLFSLLSAASNLHVHGFDEKKIETHVGYCKHLLEAAKVHCEAAEREDQQNKQRLELARQVILAEENRRKAEEQRKYQLERRKQEDELKQVMQQEQHLERIKEQWKSSTPASKRKDRPQTEDDEGGHGEKRRKKGGKRRKRDKKSHYESEEAEAEMDDQEEMDDGDLHRNYEEPYYPTNDHDDQAEDNPQELLAAAGLEDSDAEDDTAAPSANASRRRQALSESDEDEPLRRQGSDGEGGDNAVVDDDE